In Rutidosis leptorrhynchoides isolate AG116_Rl617_1_P2 chromosome 2, CSIRO_AGI_Rlap_v1, whole genome shotgun sequence, one genomic interval encodes:
- the LOC139891758 gene encoding serine/threonine-protein kinase SAPK3-like gives MEEKYEPLKELGSGNFGVARLVRDKKTKELLAVKYIERGTKIDENVQREIINHRSLRHPNIIRFKEVFLTPTHLAIVMEYAAGGELFVKICSAGRFSEDEARFFFQQLISGVSYCHLMEICHRDLKLENTLLDGSRAPRLKICDFGYSKSGLLHSQPKSTVGTPAYIAPEVLSRKEYDGKIADVWSCGVTLYVMLVGAYPFEDPRDPRNFRRTISRIMSVQYSIPDYVRVSKDCRHLLSRIFVANPSKRITIDEIKKHPWFIRNMPKELVEGEKTNYENTMHDKSPQSVDEINRIIQEAKTIGEGSTTYRETCFGDGSLDQADEDEIDLEYEIESSGNYSGQV, from the exons ATGGAGGAGAAATATGAGCCATTGAAAGAGCTTGGGTCAGGGAACTTTGGAGTGGCAAGATTGGTTAGAGATAAAAAAACTAAAGAGTTACTTGCAGTCAAATACATTGAAAGAGGAACAAAG ATTGATGAAAATGTTCAAAGGGAAATCATTAATCACAGATCACTTAGACATCCAAACATCATTAGGTTCAAGGAG GTCTTCTTAACTCCGACCCATTTGGCTATAGTCATGGAATATGCAGCTGGTGGTGAACTTTTTGTCAAGATCTGCAGTGCAGGCAGATTCAGTGAAGATGAG GCTCGTTTTTTCTTCCAACAGCTTATATCTGGGGTCAGCTACTGTCATTTAATG GAAATTTGTCACAGAGATTTGAAGCTTGAGAACACTCTTTTAGATGGAAGTCGAGCCCCACGTCTCAAGATTTGTGATTTTGGTTACTCAAAG TCTGGCTTATTACACTCACAACCAAAATCGACAGTAGGAACACCAGCATACATTGCCCCTGAAGTCCTATCTCGTAAAGAATACGATGGCAAG ATTGCAGATGTTTGGTCGTGTGGGGTGACTCTTTATGTTATGCTTGTCGGAGCTTACCCTTTCGAGGATCCCAGAGACCCTCGTAATTTTCGCAGGACAATTAGT AGAATTATGAGCGTCCAGTACTCGATACCTGATTATGTGCGCGTTTCCAAGGATTGTAGACATCTCCTTTCTCGTATATTTGTTGCTAATCCGTCCAAA AGAATTACAATAGACGAAATCAAGAAACATCCTTGGTTTATAAGAAACATGCCAAAGGAACTCGTAGAAGGCGAGAAAACAAATTATGAGAATACAATGCACGATAAATCACCTCAAAGTGTTGATGAGATTAATCGAATAATACAAGAGGCTAAGACTATCGGAGAAGGGTCCACCACATATAGAGAGACTTGCTTTGGTGACGGGTCATTGGATCAAGCTGATGAGGATGAAATTGATTTGGAATACGAGATCGAATCTAGTGGAAATTATTCAGGACAAGTTTGA